The Mucilaginibacter yixingensis genome window below encodes:
- a CDS encoding SusD/RagB family nutrient-binding outer membrane lipoprotein gives MKTNIFKWIPVAMLGLVAVLPSCTKNFDKINTDPVNTPNAQPQQLLAPALVNTLSANMLRNRNFNNELMQVTVSETDAEGAVFRYDFPKSTSDNLWNNWYLQLTNFKDVYKLANDPVNFNKSYQGISLVCQAWIYSLITDTYGDAPFSQSNLARDSSIYEPKFDSQKDIYAGIFQMLENANTLLTANTAIAAASDPVFSGNISKWRKLGNSLYLRMLLKVAGKSETSAAAIAKIQQIVNTSPSTYPIMASNDDSAVLRWVGGAYVSPYQGVREQDWRSPAICSFFMDHMVNWADPRINISNYATNGFNVWSIAQGHNGFAGVASGYAPGNGDAKQSYFYSNTSAVSLQTSPLTGLIMNYPELQFILSECAVKGYITGSAQTYWETGVLNGILYWLPTWPNAPAAGMPSPATTTSTAAFRTYLTAADISWDETESTDAKMERIQLQKYYVLFLEDLQQWFEYRRTGHPILPKGTGLRNGGVMPARMVYPVYVQSANPSNYKAAVAAQGADEISTQVWWQKP, from the coding sequence GTGCACCAAAAATTTTGATAAAATAAATACCGACCCGGTTAATACACCAAATGCCCAGCCACAACAATTGCTGGCACCGGCGCTGGTAAATACATTGAGCGCCAATATGCTGCGTAACCGCAACTTTAACAACGAGTTGATGCAGGTTACCGTGAGTGAGACCGATGCTGAGGGCGCCGTGTTTAGATATGATTTTCCGAAATCAACCTCAGACAACCTGTGGAACAACTGGTATTTGCAGTTAACCAACTTTAAAGATGTTTACAAGCTGGCTAATGATCCGGTAAACTTCAATAAATCATACCAGGGTATCTCGCTGGTATGCCAGGCCTGGATTTACTCGCTTATTACCGATACTTATGGCGATGCACCTTTCTCTCAATCAAACCTGGCTCGCGACAGCAGTATTTATGAGCCAAAGTTTGATAGTCAGAAAGATATTTATGCCGGTATTTTCCAGATGCTGGAGAACGCCAACACCCTGTTAACCGCCAATACTGCCATAGCCGCAGCCAGCGATCCTGTTTTTAGCGGTAACATTAGCAAATGGCGCAAGCTGGGTAACTCGCTTTATCTGCGTATGCTGCTTAAAGTGGCAGGCAAAAGCGAGACATCTGCCGCGGCAATAGCTAAAATTCAGCAGATAGTGAACACCAGCCCATCAACGTATCCAATTATGGCCAGCAATGATGATTCTGCCGTGTTGCGTTGGGTAGGTGGTGCTTATGTATCGCCTTATCAGGGTGTGCGTGAGCAGGATTGGCGCTCACCGGCTATCTGTAGCTTCTTTATGGATCATATGGTTAACTGGGCAGATCCGCGTATCAACATCTCAAACTACGCCACCAATGGCTTTAACGTATGGTCTATAGCACAGGGCCATAACGGTTTTGCCGGTGTAGCCAGCGGATACGCACCAGGCAACGGCGACGCAAAGCAATCATACTTCTACTCAAATACTTCGGCAGTAAGCTTGCAAACCAGCCCGCTTACCGGTTTGATTATGAACTACCCGGAGCTGCAGTTTATCCTGTCAGAGTGTGCTGTTAAAGGTTACATCACTGGTAGTGCGCAAACCTATTGGGAAACTGGTGTGCTTAACGGTATCCTGTACTGGCTGCCTACCTGGCCAAATGCGCCGGCCGCGGGTATGCCTTCACCAGCTACCACTACCAGCACTGCTGCATTCCGCACTTATCTGACAGCTGCCGACATTTCATGGGATGAAACAGAATCAACAGACGCTAAGATGGAGCGTATTCAGCTACAGAAATATTATGTGTTGTTTTTGGAAGATTTACAGCAATGGTTTGAGTACCGCCGTACCGGTCACCCAATATTGCCTAAGGGAACCGGCCTTAGAAACGGTGGTGTAATGCCGGCCCGTATGGTATACCCGGTTTACGTACAATCTGCCAACCCGTCAAACTATAAAGCTGCAGTTGCCGCTCAGGGTGCCGATGAAATATCAACCCAGGTTTGGTGGCAAAAACCATAA